Genomic DNA from Oryza sativa Japonica Group chromosome 5, ASM3414082v1:
TAAGCAACATAGGAGCGATAGAAGAAGATGAAATCTAAACAGATTTGCAATGTACCAGAGATTCCCTGTGCACTGGCAGCATGAGCAAGCATGAGTTTACCATTGGCATCTCCAATGCAATATAAGTTCGGAACCTACAAATAAAAATGCATGGCATGTTAGATCCCATACAAGCCAGGAAGAGGATTATTCTGAACAAAGCATGGTAATTCATTTGTTTCAACATACCACATTGCCATCTGCATCCATGACTCGCATTCGCTCATCAACAGGAATAAAACCACGCTGTGTAACAACATTGATCTGAAGAAAAAAAGGGTCCGATTCACTATGCTTGAAACTTAACTGTAGGAAATGTTCTGACAGCAAACAGTTTCAACCTTCAGGTACTTACATTTTCCAAGCCAAGTCCTTTTGTGAATGGTGCCCGTCCTGTGGCTATAAGGGCTGCATCCACCTAGAGCCACATTTTAGATCTTCCACATAAGCCATTATGGAGAAATAAAAACTATGTTTATAGTATCAACTTACTACAGATGAACTAAACAACAATAAGTTACATAGAAAAGAGACAACTGTCCATACATTTGATAATCAGTAAGTCATATAGCTATAGGAGTATATGAAGAGTGAAGTATCTTAACAAAAAGTTGGCTAGTAAAACTGCAATTGGAGATACTATGTACAAGGACTGAAAGATTGTTTAAATGTAGTTTTTACCTCGAGGGTTTCTTTGTGTTCCTTTGTTTTTGCATCAATGAGCTCAATCTGCACAGGTTTTCCATCCTTTGCTGGAgtaatctagaaaaaatcatcaacaattttAACATAGAGATGATGAAATGTGTCTGCGGTATGAAGAAAGCTAAGGTAGAAGGTCTAGTTAACCTTGCTTGCAAAAACACCAGTGTGATAGTCTATATTCCGAGGGTTGATAAGGACTCTCTGGGCTAATTTTGCAATTTCAGGATCAAAACCAGGCATTAGCTGGTCAAGAGCTTCAACAAAAGTAACCTGAAGAATGAAAACTGTCAATTCAGGGGGCATGTGAAAACAAAAATCAGCATGCAGTGATACAATACTACTGTAATAGAATCATTTGTGTAAGTTGAAAACAGTGTAGTCAAATTTGCATCCAATCAAATAACAGGGTGGACCTCACTGGTCACTATATGCAAAGCAAAAAGGATAACATATCCAGATAACTACAGATGCAATTTTTCCAGTTATACCCATTGTAGAACCATGTTTCTGCAATAATTGCATGATTCCATGCTCACTGTATGATTCTCTAAGCCATATCCTTGAATTTATTCACAGCAAGAACTTTCATGTACCTCACTTCCAAGAGCTGTATATACATCACTGAATTCAAGCCCAATGTATCCACTTCCAACGATTGCTATCCAGTCCGGGACAGACTCAAGTTTTAGTGCATGATCACTGGTAAAAACAGTTTTCCCTGCACAAAAGTTGCCCAGCAGGCTTCTGTAAGAACAATAGGTATAACAAGAAATGGTAGGCAACACATTTGGGTCTGCAAACCCAATTGTGCTAATCTTCCATGTCATTCAGCTGTAGGACATAATGTAATAATGGTAATGTGTCTCCTCTATGCTGAGATTATAACATCAAAAGATGGAAGCAGTAGCAGAAGGGCACAAAGATCATGTGGCTTCCAAGATCGAATGCTTTCTATCGGGATCTCTAAGATATCCaaatacagacacacatttaagGTTATTCAGGCATAACAAATAGTAAATTATGTTTTATCTATTGCCACTAGTGATTCTAGAAGTCTAAAACTAATAAAACATGTGTGGCTTTATTATGCTAGTTATGGCACATGCCGCAAGTTGCAACAAAATGGGTTTTATTAACCAAAATAAATACCAACAGTCATGGACAATTAGAAAAACATTTAAGTATGTAAATTGTAATAAGGAAAACTTGTTTCAGAATAAGCTACCACAAAGCTTGTATATACAAAACAATTCAGTAATCACATGGCACACAGCTAAGACTATGGTCACTACAACTGAGCTAGAAGTACATGCTTCTTTCAGCATTTGATCACTTGCTTCAATGTTCAGTCTGGAAACTAGAGCTAACTAAATGAGATGCATGATCCATCAAGAGAAGAAAAGGTAGTACTTACCATCAACCTCTATGCCCTTGGGAACAAAAGGAACTGATCCAGTAGCAATGATGATATTCCTTGCAGTGATTTCTTTGTCTGGAAAACCAACTTTTCCATACCGTACCTTTTGTTTTCCCTGATCAAATCATGATAGGAATAGATTAATGTCGGCAATCCTCTATTATGTCATATTTCGCAGATGAGATATTCCTGTATGCATTTTCTACCACAAGATATGATTGTTGTCAAGTTCAAAGAATAGGTCAGCTTATTCCATCAGCGACTGAATTGGCCACATCAAATAGTAACATGATACATCTAGTAGTGATGTATGTACATTTTAATGGCTCATAACTAAGAGAACCAATAAACTTGCTGCTTTCCACAAGAAATTACTGCTAATTTAGTATATATGTCAATTCTTGAACCATAACAAAACATGGGGCACATAAATGCACTTCCAGCTATAACTTGGTAACATTTGAATAGACTTGATTGTAGGACACACCGACATTGATATGCAACCAAAAGCTAAGCATCTACAATTCAACAAAGTGCTATCCGTAAGGATTTAACTCAGTGGTTTACATATAACATGTATATAAGTCAAGAGAAATATTAACATCTGTTCTTGCCCAAAAATGAGAATGTAACACTCATGTGCATAACTCATGATTGTACATGACAGTGAAGTTATGGTCTTATGGATGACTTACAACAATTGCACCAAAACCACTCAATATATCCACTCCCAGAGCTTTCATTGAATTAGTCAAGTTGCTTCGGATTTTAGAGGCGAGATTGTTTGCATGATCAGCAACAGCTTGTCTGTCATATCCAGGGGATGAAACCTGTTGTACAGAGAATGGGCTTAATGATTTATGCAGGACACAATGCAACACACAAGAATGAGAAAACAGCCGATGCCCAAAGGCCACAGGTAATAGGCCTAGTAACTGGTGACATTAAATTTTGGACAATCTCACAAAACACAGAGATACAGACTCATAGACATATAGCAAACCTGATGCATTGTGAGTAAGAAACAAGGTAAGCTCCATAGAGTTGACATAGACATCAATTTCAGGACACAAATGATAAACATGAAAACAGGAACCTCGCACGCTTTACACTCCCTGTGTCAGTACCTATTTTGTGAACCAGCTTTAATGGACTGGTCGTACCTAAAAGAAATTGACTAAAAAATACTGTAGAACACAAATCTTTTAAAAGTCCACTCATTTGTCAATTGTTATGTGAACTATTTTCAAGTTTCAACACATCAAACAAAGAGGCTAATGCAGTAATTCATCCAAACAAAATACCTGTAGACCCAATGACTTCATGTGATGTTCATCATGAAGCTCCCTCATGCGACCGCTGACAGCAAGAAGTGCTTTTGATGGGACACAACCTCTGTTTACACAAGTCCCACCTACAACATCTCCCTCAATAATTGCAGTTTTCAAACCCTGCACAAATTTGGGCCAGTTAACACTTAACACATTGAGACAGCAGTAGTGGACTAGTAATAACGAACAGGTTATTACATTTATAACTCTGCAATCTTATTTGCGTTATATGCTACAGAAAAGCCTTGGATTGTAAACAAAAAAGTGTGTGCATTTTTGTATGTTGGCCTGTCGGATATATCAACAAAGAAGTAACATATCAAGTAAGCCAATAATCCAACTAAACTGCTACTGCTTGGCACTTGGCAGGCTCCAACAGGGCCAAAGTGTGCCAACATTGAAATTTGTAAATAGATAACCACCAGAACAACCGAGTTGTCACTATTTTGCTGGTGCTGCATTCAAGATAGAGTTGGTTTACAAATGCGTTGAGTTGCACATTATATATTCTTTACCTCTACGATCATCAATCcatcaagacaaaaaaaaatatttcaactaGAAAGGAAGATTTTCTAGTTTCATAGTGATAGTCTCAGCATAAATTTAATAGACTATCAGCGCACTGCAATGGACTAACCACTGAAGTCCCAAAGCAAAGCTCAAGATAGCACTCAATTTAAACAGTTTACCTGTGCTAGCACCAAATTACTTACTAACAAAAACCTCCAGTTACCATTTCGCAGTGTAAATTTCAACAAAGCATGAGCTCTAGCGAAGTAGttcatttgaaattttgaattcagCTAAGTACTTAAGTTCGCAGCTCCATAATACCGGAAATCCCATAGATCATTCTATACAGTCATCAGTTCAAATGTCAATAGATCACGGGTACAGCGCCGCCGACGAGAAACGGCTAGAGCTCTACACCGAACAGTAAACATGGTCCGCACTTACCTCCTCGACAGCGTGGAGCGCCGCGCCGTGCCCACCAACGCCGGCGCCGATGATGACGAGGTCGTAGTCGAACCCGCCGCTCCCCGCCACGCCGTTCTCCgcggccgccctcgccgccaccgccgcccgcctcacCGCCGCCCCCTGCGAGATCCGCAGCGAGCGgagcgccaccgcctcgcccCCGAGCCCGCACACCCTGATCCCGCATGGCCCCCGCGCGGATCTGGctcccccgccggcgccgccgccgaccacccaCGCCGGGGCCgaggcgcacgccgccgccgccgccgcggagttCATCGCCCTCACGACGAACGCaagaggaggggagaagagaAGCCGGAGTCGCGAGGGGaatgggaggcggcggcggaggaggcgaggcgaggtgggGGGCAGAAGgagagcgaggcggcgggcggggggTTTATGGGAGCGAGGGGGCGGAGAATTCGAAGCTGTGGCGCCTAGGCGGGGGCGGAGGGAAGGAGGGGAGTGGGGGTGGGGGCCACCTGTCAGTTAGGGGGGGGGATGCGGGCATGGGTTTGAGTGGGTTTTGACGAATTTTgtctaaattataaaaaataatactccctccgttctaaatatttgatgttgttgatttttttaaatatgtttgaccgttcgtcttattcaaaaaatttaagtaattattaattcttttcctatcatttgatatacttatatgtatatatatagttttacatatttcacaaaagtttttaataagacgaacggtcaaacatgtgctaaaaagtcaatggtgttatATATTTAGAAAACGAGGGAGTACCTAGAAGTATAACTTATACTATATTGCAACAACATTTATACGATGAATTACATCATGTTCTAAACTACAACTCTAAATTACAAATTCCCCGTTGTTAGTTAGCACACAACTTAAAGTGCTAAAGGGTgctcttttaaaatatatatatgtataaaagtttctttaaaaaattacacaaatatatttattaatcATTAATACTTGATTAATCATACCTAATGACTTTTCTCATTTTGTGTGCTAAAAAATCCAACTGGTGCTATACAGAACACAGCCTTGGAAAACTCATatatgtgtttttcctatgctTGTAGTAGATGAAAGAAAAATGGGTTAATGATGTAATTTTATGAAACTATTAGGTCATAATACTCGTGGTTACGTGCAACAAGCCAAGCCTCGTGGTTTTTGGCAATTTGGACATAAtaccattattttttaataaaaatactcAATAAACAAATATGTGTCTTCATAACACATATGACGATAGTTCTTATGTATGTTTGAACTTCAATTTAAGAGAATGTGGAGGATACTTTGTCTGTGTTTATTTAATATGGATGAAAAGGCATAACATGTATACTACGCTTTACTCTCttcgttccataatataataacttatagcacttaaaatttatcctataatataacaactttttcaCTAATATtgtcttcccaaccaatcataacTCCTCGCTATTCACTTTTCTCACATACATCCACTTCCCTACGAATCACAACTTATCCCTATTTGATTTCATATATTTTCTTAGTAACTATGTCCAactctaaatttttttatattatgggatgaagGTAGTATTCTCTATTTTTATATGGTAAATACCTAACTTACGTTAACTTTTAAAGCAATTATACATCGAATGTTCAATTAAACTTGTAGTGCTAACACACAAGAATTTTGCTAAACATCAAAACTGAACCTATTAGCAGCTAATTGTCCAATTTACCGTAAACAACATTAAATATTACATCGACATTTATTGCAGTCgtgatcctctctagcaagAATATAATAGGGTGTGTGGGTTGCTAACATGAAACCATTGTCTTAGGGAAAGTAATGGTTCGTAATAGGAGGATTCTAAATATAATCTTTGTTTACATTTTGGCTTGTAAATCGGGGATCCCAATCAACGGTTGGGTAGAGGAACCTCTCAAATTTATTATTAGTTTGCTCTCAGGTGATgaaattttatttgcaaattaATAAAGTGCGCCATAAAATGATTTAGTGTAAGAAAAAGGGAAGAAAATTAGTATTATAAAAATCTAGATCGGTTGATCGCTGACTAGTAAGTAGGACTAGCCTAGTCAACTATGAATTCTACCTAATGTTCATGCTTTTGTTTATGATAGGCTAGTGACTAAAGAAATCCACTTCTCTTTACCTTTTCGAGAAAAGTAAGATCAGTTTGTTTACTGCAGCTAAATAATTCTACAGATGAAATCTTGCAATGGGAACCAGCTTTGCATCCCACGAAGTCTACTCTCTAACCAAATATCCTTTCATTGACTAACATCAAATGATTCTACTGATAATCACTCATCTAAATGAAGTCCAATCTCTTATTTCGACAAGTCCAATATATCTTATATTTCGactatagataaaaaaaattatagaaaccTTTTTTCTATAgttttttataatttgaaaGTCTCACTATTTTACTATGCGCATACGGAAAAAATATCATAGATATGCATGATTTATAATGCACCGAGTAGTACAACCTAAATATTCTCACGCACTCcttgtttttttccttaaagGTGCTTGAGTGCTCATATTTCATTACGGTCAATCTGTTTACATTATAGATAAAAATCTATCATTTAATTGTGGAAAGACTCAATGCTACGACATGATTTAATTACAAAAAGTCATTACTCTCATCAAAGGATAAAAAATGCTGATACCACAAAATCAAGTTGAcatgtccaaaaaaaaagtcatgcATAAAAAACACTAaccataaaaataaaatagctATGTTATCAAGCCGGTGAACTTCATCGTATGCCAAGGTTTTAAAGCGCATATGGATTCAACAGAACTCTTGACAATTAGTTGGGATATTACAAGCGAATAGATTAAATATTAGAAGGTTGAAAAGTTGATTGAAGAGCATTAAACTTAAACCTTAGATAAATCAATTTATTAATTTTATAAccattaatatttaattaatcatatgctaatgataTTTTTCGTTTCGTGTGCGCGGAAAATCTCCCTCCAACTCGAACATCAATAAACAAATGAGACCAAGGAGTTGCACTAGCGCATCTGGTTGGTTCACCGTGGTTCGAACCGGTCGGCGCGAGTTTGACTCCCACATTTTCACGTTGCCTCACCGAGGTTTTTCCCGGCTCCCAGGGATCACGTTTAGGTGGTTCTACTAGGGAATATGGTTCACACACGCATGTGCATTCAATGGGACTATACGTTTCCCGTGCAATGGGACCTAGTACCTCCAATCTCAACCCTATCGTATATTAGGATGCACACACGCGTGTTGTGGTGTGTGTTTGTGTGAGTTCTAAATTGTACCCCCTcaaaagagaaacaaacaaGTGGGCCCAGACGAACTTTTGATGGTGTACGCGTAGCAAAAAGACCACACCACGTAAAATATCCAAACTGCCGTGTCCATCGTTTTCCTTCTCCCACCCCCCGCAATTCCTTTTTTCCCCCCTCCATTCCGCAAGCgaacaaaacacacacacacaacaaaagaaaagaaaagaaaaactcgaGGGGGccaaacgagaaaaaaaaatagacgcAGAGGAGAAAGCCGCGAagcgagaagagagagagaagggaggagagctcgctcgctcgctcgctcgtgCTCGTCAATGGCGGGTAGGGTTTCGCcgctgccctcctcctcctcccgctgctagacctcgccctcgccctcgccctcgccctcgccgccgccgccccccgatCCCCGAGTCCGCCCCGATTTCCATCCTTCCCCGGCGGTGAGGCAGGCCTAGGGCGGGCGAcgatgggggaggaggagcaggggcCCCGGAGGAAGCAGGCGGGGCCGGACGACGCGGTGCAGATCAGCATGCAGGTGAgcttctccctccccctcccagtCCCCGCATATCTCTCCCCCCTGTTAGAAGGATCTAGAAGGTTCGCCGATGATGGGCGATGCAGGGCCGGTAGATCCCACTCGCGGCGGTATGTAGGCTTTCGTTTAGCGCCTTTGGTGGAAACTTCGCTTGGGAGTTTCGGGAATTCGACAAGGTTGCTCGCTCTGGTAGTGGTTGATTCGATATCCTGACCATGTGCAGGATTTGGGGAAGAGTGTGAttcattgggttttttttttttttttggggggggggatttCTGGTTGAATTGTGAGGGGAATGTCTCGTTGTGTGCTGTGGAGCTTACTATTTCAGGTGCCGATCACCTGATCCCTTTCTAATCATCACTCGTAGATCACGGTTAGCAACTCCATTCTAACAGGGAGTAGAGCTTTTCCACCTGCTCCGCCTCATAAATGTAGATGCACTTTTCCACTTGCGTGGAGAACGGTGGAAGGCAGGTCTGGTGAACTGTTTTGGCCTTTACTTTCTCCATAGGGTAGAAACAGATCGGGATAGCGGACATAAAACTATTGAAATCGAGTatgctctttctttttgtcaaagCGGAATCACAGAACAGAACTGACATGATAAGACAGAATGCAACAGAAACAAGGTATCACGTTTTGGTTGGGTTCAAGAGGAGTCATCAGCTTTTAGTTAATAACCTCGAATTGTGTTTCACTCAGAACATTTTAGTTCCTGTTCGAACTTCAGAAAACTTCTTGACTATTATGCGAACAAGGATTTACACAAATCCCATGACTACTTGGGTTTTCAGTTTTCACTCAGAAAACCTTCAGTTCCATTTTGAGCGCCAGTTAATTTTCACTATTCCCCGACAAATGATTTACACAAACCCCATAGGAaatgttagtaaaaaaaatttggtttCCTCATATTAGATCTTGGATAGTTACTTGATAGTAACAAAATGGCATGTGTACATTCATTACTCCGTCCTATAACAAAATGCCTTGAGCTAATTGATGTTTAGACCATACCATGTATAACTTGCCTATATTGCATGGAATTCCAGTTTTTTGTAATTATATGCTATATTATGTTATGTTTTACCAGTAGCCATTTAGAATAAGGATTTTTTGGTCCATCCTACTTCAGGAAGACTATCTCAGTTATTTGTTTACTGTCCTACTGTATGATCTTAAACTAAAAACTTGCTGAAGCAATGTTTATCTATTATGCTATCTTAcgtctatattaagatatcagCTTATCATATTTCGGTTAACAGGGAGGTAATTCTTGGTTAAGATCCAAAAgacttaaaaataatattattacacCATGCCATCTTTCCAGACAATAGCCCGAAAAGATGCTTTGCTTGCAACTGTTAATCTATTTAGTGTTGTCAATTACACCATACAGAGATACTTGTGAACAAGCCAATGATACAAGGCCCATGCCACAAAATCAATTCCAAGAATTGTACCTTTTCTGTGtgtatttttattttgtgataTACAGCATAAGCACTACTATTAACATTTGAAGAAAAATGTTCCAGCGAGTCAAAGTGTACCGATTGACTGATGATGGGAAGTGGGATGATCAGGGAACAGGGCATGTTACCATCGACTACATTGAGGTATAATTTTGTCTGAATATTGAGTTGAAACCTTATATCCTTTCCTATGCTGCAGTGATTTTCACTAAATATGGTTTCTCTGATGATACCCTCTTTTTATCTTCAAATCTTAGTTTCTCTATTGGACtgatatttataaatttgtataAAGTTTTTATTGAATATCGATCGTGCTGTTTTCATCATTAATATGTTGAAGTTAATTATGTTTCCAGTTATTTGTGGGACAATATATTTTTGGCATTTAAGCTTATACTGTTACACATGAGTGTGCTTTTTCAAAATGCTTCTCATGAAATTGGATAATCTGTTTTTATGGAAACACTGATCTTCATGTTCGCATTTAAGAACAAAACAGAGATAATATTCTTATCACAGATAAAAGTAACACAGGAAGCAGCGTGTTAGAATGGCTGAACTACTTGTAGAGTGTGACACCAAGATTGCAGTTAAATTTTCAGTCTTAATCTCGGACTTGCCATTTAAGGTTCACCTTTTCAACCTTTATTTGACTTAGGGATCAAGAGAAATTGCTCTGACTGTTGTGGATGAAGAGGATAGTGACACGCTACTGCTTCATCACATTACATCTGATGATATATACAGGAAACAAGAAggtgaagtggtgcaatgtcctTCTTTTAAGATTGGCCATACTCATTCTCCTAAGTCTTAATGTACTATCTTTACCATTTTTGTTGGAAGAAACAATCATCTCATGGAGGGATCCTGAAAAGGCACTAGAGTTAGCATTGAGTTTTCAAGAAGCTGCTGGATGTTCATACATATGGTGATTCAACTATAAATGGATTGTTTTACTATCATATTTCAAGTTTCTTATTCATGTCTGCTTAAATTCTGATGGTTTTATGCAGGGAGAGTGTGTGTACCATACAACGAAATTTACAATTTAATGTCCTTGATGGTATTTTTTCTAACCTGTGTAGTTTTAGCCTGTTATTCTTGTGAGTTGCTTTTTACAGCATTTACTTTTTCTATATCCTACAGTTCAAGAAGCCGCTCCACCCGCAGCATTTGAATCTTTAGAAGCCTCTAGAAATCCACCTTTTCATGGTAGGTAACTACACATTCCCTTCTTCATGGAACTGTGTACATATGCATGATGTGCCCTCTTGAGAGTTATGTCACGGAGGGTTGTGCAACATTTGAAGGTTGATTGTATGATCTCTCTTTTGCATGGCTAGGATTTAATTTTTCCCCATTTCAACTTTAAAATCCCAATAACTCGGTTTAATTCTTGAGTAAACTATTTGATGGGCTTGCTTAATCTCATCACATACGCTGTCAGGTTCGGACATGAAATGTTATGTTCCGATTTTATCTATTTGCTCACGTGAGAGCTAGGTACTAAATAGCAGATTGGTATTGACATAGCGGATTGCAGACGCTATATTTCTATAGTGGAATTAAAAAGTACTCACAATTTTAAGTTAATCTAATCATGCAGACATGGTAACTTTTAGTACAATATGATATGTTCTGGAAGTTCACTAAATGGAGGACATCAACCAAAGGTAGAACTGAAAGGCAATATAGCACATATACATAGCTACACATGTAACAAACCAGTATATTCCAGCTTCTGGTCATTGCACAGGAGGAAACTCACACATACAACAAGCTAGCAGTGGCATATTTGTTCTCTTCTAGTGTAGCCTGTCTTCAGACCACGTTGGTGCATGCTGCAGCCTGATGCCCTACACCGCTATTTGAATTGCGGGCTCGTAGTGGCAGTAGGCTGCTACCGCAATAACGGCCGCAACGACTGCTAATTGGTACCATGCCTGAGAGGCAATGCTGAAGGTTCTTATTAATCTCCTGCCACCTGATACCTAAATAAAGTATTTTTTTGAAAGGATACCTAAATAAAGTATTTAAGGTTCAGAAAATTGAATTCTTATATTTATACAATGTAATGTAATTTGAGTGTACCATTTCTTATTGCCTTATGCTTGTAGCTGTCTGCTGTGTATGGTTTTGCTAAAAATGTGATAGTGACTTGTTTCTTTACCTGCAGATGAGTCCTTAAGTTCTACCAGCAGAGAATTAAAGAAACTTCCCCCTCTTGATTTGTCCAGTCTATCTTCCATCTTAAAGGTGTGGTGGGCTACCTTTATTTTCTTTCCAGTGCC
This window encodes:
- the LOC4337862 gene encoding dihydrolipoyl dehydrogenase 2, chloroplastic isoform X1, which encodes MNSAAAAAACASAPAWVVGGGAGGGARSARGPCGIRVCGLGGEAVALRSLRISQGAAVRRAAVAARAAAENGVAGSGGFDYDLVIIGAGVGGHGAALHAVEEGLKTAIIEGDVVGGTCVNRGCVPSKALLAVSGRMRELHDEHHMKSLGLQVSSPGYDRQAVADHANNLASKIRSNLTNSMKALGVDILSGFGAIVGKQKVRYGKVGFPDKEITARNIIIATGSVPFVPKGIEVDGKTVFTSDHALKLESVPDWIAIVGSGYIGLEFSDVYTALGSEVTFVEALDQLMPGFDPEIAKLAQRVLINPRNIDYHTGVFASKITPAKDGKPVQIELIDAKTKEHKETLEVDAALIATGRAPFTKGLGLENINVVTQRGFIPVDERMRVMDADGNVVPNLYCIGDANGKLMLAHAASAQGISVVEQISGRDHILNHLSIPAACFTHPEISMVGLTEPQAREKADKEGFEISVVKTSFKANTKALAENEGDGLAKLIYRPDTGEILGVHILGLHAADLIHEASNAIALGTRLQDIKFAVHAHPTLSEVLDELFKAAKLQPREGPERKPKHPPQPLLKVLSFVTRLLTSQKRNRQP
- the LOC4337862 gene encoding dihydrolipoyl dehydrogenase 1, chloroplastic isoform X2, with the translated sequence MNSAAAAAACASAPAWVVGGGAGGGARSARGPCGIRVCGLGGEAVALRSLRISQGAAVRRAAVAARAAAENGVAGSGGFDYDLVIIGAGVGGHGAALHAVEEGLKTAIIEGDVVGGTCVNRGCVPSKALLAVSGRMRELHDEHHMKSLGLQVSSPGYDRQAVADHANNLASKIRSNLTNSMKALGVDILSGFGAIVGKQKVRYGKVGFPDKEITARNIIIATGSVPFVPKGIEVDGKTVFTSDHALKLESVPDWIAIVGSGYIGLEFSDVYTALGSEVTFVEALDQLMPGFDPEIAKLAQRVLINPRNIDYHTGVFASKITPAKDGKPVQIELIDAKTKEHKETLEVDAALIATGRAPFTKGLGLENINVVTQRGFIPVDERMRVMDADGNVVPNLYCIGDANGKLMLAHAASAQGISVVEQISGRDHILNHLSIPAACFTHPEISMVGLTEPQAREKADKEGFEISVVKTSFKANTKALAENEGDGLAKLIYRPDTGEILGVHILGLHAADLIHEASNAIALGTRLQDIKFAVHAHPTLSEVLDELFKAAKVNSGVSHSVNEPVAA